The proteins below are encoded in one region of Candidatus Neomarinimicrobiota bacterium:
- a CDS encoding SusC/RagA family TonB-linked outer membrane protein → MKNRGLSLFLAAGLLSMQLVSGQSVTATGSVTDAQTGEPLVGTQVFVKGTFIGTTSDMNGDFTIEVPSPDVSLMVAYMGYKTQELAVDPAAGPMNIQMEPDVLKQEEVVVTGLVSTVKRRNLANAVATVSGDELVTAPTQTLDGALNGKFAGVNIRRNTGAPGGGINVNLRGSSTLTGGTQPLYVIDGIIVNNDANQSGIDVVTKATGAGSARPQGQPTNRIGDINPNDIESIEVLKGASAAAIYGAKASNGVIIIRTKRGRGGKTKFNFSQKAGQSAVLKKMGHRVFETYQEAEDQFGADIAALGNNASGSWAGNDFDYEGILYGETGQLKETTVSAVGGNAQTQFYVGGQYMDEGGIIKNSGYEKISGRVNLDHRFSEKARISIATNLIRSSADRGVTGNDNSNLTYGFSIGFTPSFIDIRDADGDGIFPTHPLNPSNPLETAEYLVNNETTHRALGSMQFDYSLLKQSTQSLNFLAVGGTDFYNQENEVFAPPFLQIEESQSEPGQSVMTTTDNLNTNLSLNLVHKIKMGGINLNTTAGLQYETRDRNSVFVHAKGMIPTQTNVDNASSQAVYHDKMKQQDRGQFFHEEISVGDNIYVSFGARGDVSSTMGDTETMEWYPKMAASYQFGEFAGLFDNLKVRFARGETGNMPSPSAKYTTMSSYNIGGVNGLQAAGVKGNPDIKPERTAETEYGVDFSIMNGFAVAEATMFSQKITDLILEVDMPASTGSGSSWENGGEMETKGTEFSLTLNPTKLVSLGGLDWVFRTNYYTTSSEVTKLNVDPYNYGGFATFLGTYRIQEGWSPTAIVGSEMDGDKYIELGNETPDYTVSFFNGLRVGPVSFSFLIDHKEGGHAINLANLIYDLGGTTGDYDKEELDLDGDGTKSGNGNERLTVLGGVTAPYIESTAYTMLREVNLTISLPSTLSDALNLGYLQIGVAGRNLWMDTSYTGLSPEVSQFGNVPVGGSVDTNPYPQSKSTYFTLSAGF, encoded by the coding sequence ATGAAAAATCGAGGATTATCGCTCTTTCTGGCGGCAGGTTTGCTGAGCATGCAACTTGTCTCTGGCCAGTCAGTAACAGCAACGGGTTCTGTGACAGACGCACAAACCGGGGAGCCCCTTGTGGGGACGCAGGTATTTGTAAAAGGGACCTTCATTGGTACAACATCCGACATGAACGGAGACTTTACCATTGAGGTGCCGTCACCCGACGTGTCGCTGATGGTCGCATACATGGGGTACAAGACGCAGGAATTGGCAGTTGATCCTGCTGCGGGTCCAATGAACATCCAGATGGAGCCGGACGTGTTGAAGCAGGAAGAGGTGGTTGTCACCGGGTTGGTTTCGACCGTTAAGCGGCGCAATCTGGCAAATGCTGTAGCGACGGTTTCCGGCGATGAACTTGTCACAGCTCCTACTCAAACACTGGACGGTGCGTTGAACGGAAAATTTGCCGGTGTCAACATTCGCCGCAACACAGGCGCTCCCGGCGGCGGTATCAACGTCAATCTGCGTGGATCCTCTACTCTCACTGGCGGCACCCAGCCGCTGTACGTCATTGACGGCATTATCGTTAACAATGATGCTAACCAGTCTGGTATTGACGTAGTAACCAAGGCCACTGGCGCCGGCAGTGCCCGGCCCCAGGGCCAGCCCACCAACCGAATTGGTGATATCAATCCCAACGATATTGAGAGCATTGAGGTGCTGAAAGGTGCCAGTGCCGCGGCCATTTACGGTGCCAAAGCTTCCAACGGTGTGATTATTATAAGGACCAAACGGGGCCGCGGTGGCAAAACCAAATTTAACTTTTCCCAGAAAGCAGGACAATCTGCGGTTCTGAAAAAAATGGGGCATCGTGTGTTTGAAACCTACCAGGAGGCTGAAGATCAATTCGGTGCGGATATTGCTGCCCTTGGAAATAACGCCAGTGGCAGTTGGGCCGGAAACGACTTTGACTATGAAGGAATACTTTACGGAGAAACCGGTCAATTGAAAGAGACGACCGTGAGCGCCGTGGGTGGCAATGCGCAGACCCAGTTCTATGTCGGCGGTCAGTATATGGATGAAGGTGGAATCATCAAGAACTCCGGATACGAAAAAATATCCGGCCGCGTCAATCTAGATCACCGTTTCAGTGAAAAAGCGAGGATCAGTATAGCTACGAACCTAATAAGAAGCAGTGCTGATCGCGGCGTGACCGGCAATGACAACAGTAACCTGACATACGGTTTTTCCATTGGATTTACACCCAGTTTCATCGATATCAGGGATGCGGATGGTGACGGTATTTTCCCTACCCACCCCTTGAACCCATCCAATCCACTTGAAACAGCTGAGTACCTAGTGAACAATGAGACGACTCACCGCGCGTTAGGTTCTATGCAGTTCGACTACAGCCTGTTGAAGCAGTCTACGCAAAGCCTCAATTTTCTAGCTGTGGGCGGGACAGACTTTTATAATCAGGAAAATGAGGTGTTTGCACCACCTTTCCTGCAGATAGAAGAATCACAGAGCGAGCCAGGACAATCGGTGATGACCACAACAGATAACCTGAATACCAATCTGTCGTTGAACCTTGTCCATAAGATAAAAATGGGCGGTATAAACCTCAATACCACCGCGGGGCTGCAATACGAAACACGGGACAGGAACAGTGTCTTTGTTCACGCCAAAGGGATGATTCCCACGCAGACGAACGTCGATAATGCCAGTTCTCAAGCGGTATATCACGATAAAATGAAGCAGCAAGATAGAGGCCAATTCTTCCATGAAGAAATATCCGTTGGAGACAATATCTACGTCTCATTCGGTGCCCGTGGAGATGTTTCCAGCACCATGGGTGATACAGAAACCATGGAATGGTATCCTAAAATGGCGGCATCTTATCAGTTTGGCGAATTCGCCGGACTCTTTGATAACCTGAAGGTGCGCTTTGCCAGAGGTGAAACTGGAAACATGCCAAGCCCTAGTGCCAAGTATACCACGATGTCATCTTACAACATTGGTGGTGTGAATGGATTACAGGCCGCAGGGGTAAAGGGTAACCCGGACATTAAACCTGAACGCACTGCCGAAACGGAGTATGGGGTTGATTTCTCTATCATGAATGGTTTCGCTGTAGCTGAAGCGACGATGTTCAGCCAGAAAATCACTGACCTTATTCTTGAAGTTGATATGCCTGCATCTACCGGATCAGGATCCAGCTGGGAAAATGGTGGCGAGATGGAGACAAAAGGGACAGAATTCTCGTTAACCTTGAATCCCACTAAACTGGTTAGTCTTGGTGGATTAGACTGGGTCTTCCGAACTAACTATTATACCACAAGCTCAGAGGTTACAAAGCTGAATGTAGATCCATACAACTATGGTGGTTTTGCAACGTTCCTGGGTACATACCGAATTCAAGAAGGGTGGTCACCTACGGCCATAGTTGGATCAGAGATGGATGGGGATAAGTATATAGAACTGGGGAATGAGACTCCTGACTATACGGTATCCTTTTTCAATGGTCTTCGTGTTGGTCCTGTCAGTTTTTCTTTTCTTATCGATCATAAAGAAGGCGGGCATGCCATCAACCTGGCCAATCTGATCTATGATCTTGGCGGTACTACAGGAGATTATGACAAAGAAGAGTTAGACCTTGATGGAGATGGTACAAAATCGGGCAATGGAAATGAGAGGCTAACCGTATTAGGCGGTGTCACAGCTCCATATATTGAGTCAACGGCCTACACCATGCTACGTGAGGTCAACCTGACCATCTCACTTCCGAGTACTCTTTCAGATGCTCTGAACTTGGGATATTTGCAGATCGGCGTTGCTGGAAGAAATCTCTGGATGGACACGTCCTATACTGGATTGAGCCCTGAAGTGAGTCAGTTTGGCAATGTGCCGGTGGGCGGTTCCGTTGACACCAACCCGTACCCGCAATCCAAGAGTACCTATTTCACCCTTTCCGCAGGATTCTAA
- a CDS encoding RagB/SusD family nutrient uptake outer membrane protein yields MMTIKMKKIVKILPLAICFLWVGCEDLDFPDPNNPTSDTATIQSLVTGAEAGLRYDIGIYLRNVLVIGREAYYLEPADPRYTGELMTGPVDPGGFLANRPWSTNYKVIQNCLTLVNNPDADSGSNGFAKTLHAYCLWRILNLTDENGARLNYDGDITVAVASKSAVMSEIESLLDDAYSDLTGAGSAFSFSLSDGFSGFDTPATFAQFNRALRARVAVHQDDWGTASTALDDSFLDESGDLDVGVYHVFSSGSNDQDNEMYEAADADFVKLMVHPSYLTDAEEGDLRMSSNVSIRADTIKYDELESYLAPTVWSSSYDPVPIIRNEELILLKAEADIGSGGDGLTEINIIRAAHGLADATSGGLEQLLHEKRYSLFLEGQRLIDMRHYGKTDELPIDRPARGDTIVIFPIPETEVPG; encoded by the coding sequence ATGATGACAATCAAAATGAAAAAAATAGTGAAGATACTCCCGCTGGCTATCTGTTTCCTGTGGGTAGGATGTGAAGATCTGGATTTCCCCGATCCAAATAACCCCACCAGTGACACGGCAACCATCCAGTCTCTTGTGACCGGGGCTGAGGCGGGCTTGCGTTACGATATCGGTATTTATCTGCGGAATGTACTGGTTATAGGCCGAGAGGCATACTACCTTGAGCCAGCAGACCCAAGATACACCGGTGAATTGATGACCGGGCCGGTCGATCCTGGCGGCTTCCTGGCCAATCGTCCCTGGAGCACCAACTACAAGGTTATCCAGAACTGTCTGACTCTAGTGAACAATCCTGACGCTGATAGCGGTTCGAATGGATTTGCAAAAACACTCCACGCCTATTGTCTGTGGCGCATCTTGAACCTGACGGATGAAAATGGGGCTCGCCTGAATTACGATGGCGATATCACCGTTGCGGTTGCATCTAAGAGCGCTGTAATGTCGGAGATCGAAAGCTTGCTGGATGACGCTTATTCCGACCTGACGGGCGCTGGATCTGCATTCTCTTTCTCACTGTCTGACGGATTCAGCGGTTTTGATACACCCGCTACATTTGCCCAGTTCAACCGCGCCCTGAGGGCTCGCGTAGCTGTTCACCAAGACGATTGGGGCACCGCTTCAACTGCCCTCGATGATTCATTCCTCGATGAATCCGGAGATCTAGATGTTGGTGTATACCATGTGTTCAGCTCCGGATCTAACGACCAGGATAACGAAATGTATGAAGCCGCAGATGCGGACTTTGTGAAACTGATGGTCCATCCGTCTTACCTCACAGATGCCGAAGAAGGGGATCTCCGCATGTCCAGCAATGTTTCAATCCGGGCCGACACAATTAAGTACGATGAGCTGGAAAGTTATCTCGCACCTACGGTCTGGAGCAGTTCATATGATCCTGTTCCCATCATCCGCAATGAAGAGCTGATTCTCTTAAAGGCTGAAGCCGACATAGGCAGTGGTGGAGATGGATTGACAGAGATTAACATCATCCGCGCGGCACACGGGCTTGCAGATGCCACTTCAGGTGGATTGGAACAGCTTCTACATGAAAAGCGGTACTCCCTGTTCCTCGAAGGACAGCGCTTAATTGATATGCGGCACTACGGGAAAACTGATGAGCTGCCTATCGATCGCCCGGCTCGTGGAGACACCATTGTGATTTTCCCGATTCCCGAAACGGAAGTACCGGGTTAA